One window of the Candidatus Chryseobacterium colombiense genome contains the following:
- a CDS encoding c-type cytochrome has translation MISWRKHYKQTLVAIGLLLSTSASIYGQDGDPKNGEKLFKANCTACHALDKQVVGPPLKGVVERVKTEGGKDTAWLHKWIKNNKEVRESGDKYANEIFQKFNKTEMQLFPNLSDKDIDDILAYTTNPPAPEPAADKKTAAQGAEVTAAPASSTTTNVVIISLLAIAALLVWILVKLRQLVKLGQSEDLAGLNETRVKSFSEVYEKYHYVGKGLIAILALLATYGVWNWIMWIGVYKGYKPEQPIYFSHKIHAGEQKIDCQLCHSSAKYGKVSEIPSMNVCMNCHKAIGEYNAEHYMEPGKDKAFYDGEIQKIYAATGWDPAKQQYTGKTQPVEWTRIHNMPDFVYFNHSQHVVAGEQAIINSFNKKNPTNKIDVVCKACHGKIDTMNVVQMANDFTMGWCIECHRTTEVDMNNGYNKEYFKNLHDKLKKQYPKDGGKITVDAIGGLECGKCHY, from the coding sequence ATGATTAGTTGGAGAAAGCATTATAAACAAACGTTGGTTGCAATAGGCTTATTGTTATCAACCAGTGCTTCAATTTACGGGCAAGACGGCGATCCGAAAAACGGCGAGAAACTTTTCAAAGCGAATTGTACTGCATGTCACGCGCTAGACAAACAAGTTGTAGGTCCACCTTTGAAAGGAGTGGTAGAACGAGTTAAGACAGAAGGCGGCAAAGATACAGCGTGGCTTCACAAGTGGATCAAGAACAACAAGGAAGTCAGAGAATCTGGCGATAAATACGCCAATGAGATTTTTCAAAAATTTAATAAGACTGAGATGCAGCTCTTTCCGAATCTTTCAGATAAGGATATTGATGACATCTTAGCATACACAACTAATCCTCCGGCTCCAGAGCCTGCAGCTGATAAAAAAACAGCAGCGCAAGGGGCGGAAGTAACGGCGGCTCCGGCAAGCAGCACAACAACAAATGTTGTCATCATTTCCCTTTTAGCTATTGCAGCTTTATTAGTTTGGATTTTAGTAAAACTAAGACAGCTTGTGAAACTGGGTCAGTCTGAAGACTTAGCGGGGCTAAACGAAACAAGAGTAAAATCTTTCAGCGAAGTTTATGAAAAATACCACTATGTAGGTAAGGGATTGATCGCAATCCTTGCTTTATTAGCAACTTATGGTGTTTGGAACTGGATTATGTGGATTGGTGTTTACAAAGGATATAAGCCTGAACAACCAATTTACTTCTCTCACAAAATTCACGCAGGAGAACAGAAAATCGACTGTCAGTTATGTCACTCAAGTGCTAAATACGGTAAAGTATCTGAGATTCCTTCTATGAATGTTTGTATGAACTGTCACAAAGCAATCGGTGAATACAACGCAGAACATTACATGGAGCCTGGAAAAGATAAAGCATTCTACGATGGAGAAATCCAGAAAATTTATGCTGCAACAGGTTGGGATCCTGCAAAACAACAATATACAGGAAAAACTCAGCCGGTTGAATGGACAAGAATCCACAACATGCCAGACTTTGTTTACTTTAACCACTCTCAACACGTAGTAGCAGGTGAGCAAGCGATTATTAATTCTTTCAACAAAAAGAATCCAACGAACAAAATTGATGTTGTTTGTAAAGCTTGTCATGGTAAGATCGATACAATGAATGTTGTTCAGATGGCTAATGATTTCACTATGGGATGGTGTATCGAATGTCACAGAACTACAGAGGTTGATATGAACAACGGTTATAATAAAGAATACTTCAAAAATCTACATGACAAATTGAAAAAACAATACCCTAAAGACGGTGGTAAGATTACTGTAGATGCAATTGGAGGTCTTGAGTGTGGTAAATGTCATTATTAA
- a CDS encoding TAT-variant-translocated molybdopterin oxidoreductase, translated as MASNKIQFRSIHELKDPALNNKLAQKEFQEEIPVEDFLGDAEQNGSSTSRRDFLKLLGFSTAAVTLAACEAPVIKTIPYVVKPHDIIPGVPNYYASTYFDGFDFASVLVKTREGRPIKIEPNPAAGDLGKTNARAQASVLSLYDNDKVKQPKFEGKDETFDKVDSFVIKGLEEAKAAGKRIVLLSHSFASPTFKKLFAEFKAKYPTAELVTYDAFPYAAALDAAQEVFGARALPVYDLKGTELVVAFQADFLGDYNAGSLETSYAAARKPGANMLRHVQVESNMSITGANADERVRLKPSAVNKTLVEVYNAIVGGGTSDKTASELAKELLAKGNKAVVFADGSKGAQVLAHLINQKLGSVAFTGKANFLKDFDKARFQEFLGWVNAGEVGVLIANNVDPIYSYHKGEDFKKSLTKVPYVIAVADKKNEMYKAAKAVIPVANWLESWGDIEPQTGVYSLMQPTIQKIYKSRQIEESLLVWKNGKNNAANNYYDYLKASATSILGATSFNKALYNGINVSNNATTLSYAGGNGAQAVAELSAFKASDLELVLYTKTSMGDGTQANNPWLQELPDPLTRMSWDNYLTISPKDAERLGIDNDLNARMQLDGSIVNLTVNGVTIKDVPVFVQPGQADGSVGLALGYGKKDSGATADTGVNAYPLFDGSNLVVANAKIEKTGEDHEFAGIQLQNTLMGRYEIAKEVPLADYLNVAFDDEHNGWNKPLEYHTISGALPARKIDLWDAFDDTDGPHFNLSIDLNSCTGCGACIIACQAENNVPVVGKDEIRMSRDMYWLRIDRYYSAKQKVEVYEGLKDGLAVPELYGTAFNKEGGALNHPAENPDVIFQPVMCQHCNHAPCETVCPVAATSHGKQGQNHMAYNRCIGTRYCANNCPYKVRRFNWFTYNLNDKFDFNMNNDLGRMVLNPDVVVRTRGVMEKCSMCIQMTQATILEAKKEGRKVKAGEFQTACSKACSTGAMTFGDMNDKESEVRELYSSNRRYYLLEEIGTKPNVFYHTKVRNRVEK; from the coding sequence ATGGCTTCAAACAAAATACAATTTAGAAGTATTCATGAACTTAAAGATCCGGCTTTAAACAATAAGCTGGCTCAGAAAGAGTTCCAGGAAGAAATTCCTGTAGAAGATTTCCTTGGAGACGCGGAACAGAATGGTTCTAGTACTTCAAGAAGAGATTTCTTAAAACTATTAGGTTTCTCTACGGCAGCGGTAACATTAGCTGCTTGTGAAGCTCCAGTAATTAAAACGATTCCTTACGTGGTAAAACCACATGATATTATTCCGGGAGTTCCAAATTATTACGCTTCAACATATTTCGACGGTTTTGACTTTGCTAGTGTTTTAGTAAAAACCAGAGAAGGAAGACCTATCAAAATTGAGCCGAACCCAGCTGCTGGTGATTTAGGGAAAACAAATGCAAGAGCTCAGGCGAGTGTACTTTCTCTTTATGATAATGATAAAGTAAAACAACCTAAATTTGAAGGTAAAGACGAAACTTTCGATAAAGTAGACAGTTTTGTAATTAAAGGGTTAGAAGAAGCTAAAGCTGCAGGTAAAAGAATTGTGTTATTATCACATTCTTTTGCTTCACCTACTTTCAAAAAATTATTTGCTGAATTTAAAGCAAAATATCCTACAGCAGAATTAGTAACTTACGATGCTTTCCCTTATGCTGCAGCATTAGACGCAGCTCAGGAAGTTTTCGGAGCAAGAGCATTACCGGTTTACGACCTTAAAGGAACTGAGCTAGTAGTTGCTTTCCAGGCTGATTTCTTAGGAGACTATAACGCAGGAAGCTTAGAAACTTCATATGCAGCAGCAAGAAAGCCGGGTGCAAACATGTTGAGACACGTACAAGTAGAATCAAACATGTCGATCACAGGGGCAAATGCTGACGAAAGAGTAAGACTGAAACCAAGTGCTGTAAACAAAACTTTAGTTGAAGTTTACAACGCCATCGTAGGAGGAGGTACTTCAGATAAGACTGCTTCTGAATTGGCTAAAGAATTATTGGCAAAAGGTAACAAGGCTGTTGTTTTTGCAGATGGTTCTAAAGGTGCTCAGGTTTTAGCACACTTAATTAACCAAAAATTAGGATCTGTTGCTTTCACAGGTAAAGCTAATTTCCTAAAAGATTTCGATAAAGCAAGATTCCAGGAATTCCTTGGATGGGTAAATGCAGGTGAGGTTGGTGTATTGATCGCTAACAATGTAGATCCGATTTATTCTTATCATAAAGGAGAAGATTTCAAAAAGTCTTTAACTAAAGTTCCTTATGTAATCGCAGTTGCTGATAAGAAAAATGAAATGTACAAAGCAGCTAAGGCTGTAATTCCTGTAGCTAACTGGCTAGAATCTTGGGGTGATATTGAGCCTCAGACAGGGGTATATTCATTAATGCAGCCAACGATTCAGAAAATCTACAAATCAAGACAGATTGAAGAATCTCTATTGGTTTGGAAAAATGGGAAGAATAACGCAGCTAATAATTATTATGATTATTTAAAAGCTAGCGCAACTTCTATCTTAGGAGCAACTTCTTTCAACAAAGCTTTATATAACGGGATCAATGTTTCTAATAACGCTACGACTTTGTCTTACGCAGGTGGAAACGGTGCTCAGGCTGTTGCTGAACTAAGTGCTTTCAAAGCTTCTGATTTAGAATTGGTATTGTATACTAAGACTTCTATGGGAGATGGTACTCAGGCAAACAACCCTTGGTTGCAGGAATTACCGGATCCATTGACAAGAATGTCTTGGGATAACTACTTGACAATTTCTCCGAAAGACGCAGAAAGATTGGGTATTGATAACGATCTTAACGCGAGAATGCAGTTGGATGGTTCTATCGTAAATCTTACTGTGAACGGAGTAACAATAAAAGATGTTCCTGTGTTCGTTCAACCGGGACAAGCTGACGGATCTGTAGGTCTTGCGCTTGGTTATGGTAAAAAAGATTCAGGAGCTACAGCGGATACTGGTGTAAATGCTTATCCTTTATTTGACGGTTCTAACTTAGTTGTTGCTAACGCTAAAATCGAAAAAACTGGAGAAGATCATGAGTTCGCAGGTATCCAGCTTCAAAATACACTAATGGGACGTTACGAAATCGCTAAAGAAGTTCCTTTGGCTGATTATCTGAACGTAGCATTTGATGATGAGCACAATGGATGGAATAAACCATTGGAATATCATACAATCAGTGGAGCACTTCCTGCAAGAAAAATAGATCTTTGGGATGCTTTTGATGATACAGACGGACCTCACTTTAACTTATCAATTGACTTGAACTCTTGTACAGGTTGTGGAGCATGTATTATTGCTTGTCAGGCTGAGAACAACGTTCCTGTTGTAGGTAAAGATGAGATCAGAATGTCTAGAGATATGTATTGGTTAAGAATTGACCGTTACTATTCTGCTAAACAAAAAGTAGAAGTTTATGAAGGATTAAAAGATGGATTAGCTGTTCCTGAATTGTATGGAACTGCATTCAACAAAGAAGGAGGGGCATTAAACCACCCTGCTGAAAATCCTGATGTTATCTTCCAGCCGGTAATGTGTCAGCACTGTAACCACGCTCCATGTGAAACTGTATGTCCGGTTGCGGCTACTTCACACGGTAAGCAAGGCCAAAACCATATGGCATACAACAGATGTATTGGTACAAGATATTGTGCAAACAACTGTCCATATAAAGTAAGACGTTTCAACTGGTTTACATACAACCTAAACGATAAGTTCGATTTCAACATGAACAACGATTTAGGGAGAATGGTATTAAATCCAGATGTAGTTGTAAGAACGAGAGGGGTAATGGAGAAATGCTCTATGTGTATTCAAATGACTCAGGCAACTATTCTTGAAGCGAAGAAAGAAGGAAGAAAAGTGAAAGCTGGAGAATTCCAGACAGCTTGTTCTAAAGCTTGTTCTACAGGAGCAATGACGTTTGGGGACATGAATGACAAAGAATCTGAAGTAAGAGAATTGTACTCTAGCAACAGAAGATATTATTTACTTGAAGAGATCGGAACAAAGCCAAATGTGTTCTATCACACTAAAGTAAGAAACAGAGTAGAAAAATAA
- the nrfD gene encoding polysulfide reductase NrfD, producing the protein MSGHYEAPIREPLIIGHKTYHDITEDIARPIEERAGKLWWISLYAALVLFIYGFGCIAYTIGTGIGAWGLNRTINWGWDITNFVWWVGIGHAGTLISAVLLLFRQRWRMSVNRSAEAMTIFAVVQAAIFPVIHMGRVWVGYWVFPLPNQFGSLWGNFNSPLLWDVFAISTYFSVSTVFWFMGLIPDFAMIRDRAKTPWTKKIYTFLAFGWGGKAKHWQRFEELSLVLAGLATPLVFSVHTTVSFDFATSVIKGWHSTIYPPYFVAGAIFSGFAMVQTLLLVARKVCHLEEYITMYHIEIMNIVIILTGGMVTVAYATEYFIGWYSGSRFEDFTYLSPGAAVGPYWWAFWSLIICNLVVPASFWFKRLRTNIIWTFIVALIINIGMWFERFDIIVINLSRDYLPGSWTMFKPTIIDVGVYLGTIGFFSVLFLLYARTFPVIAQAELKSILKISGETYKAKEGDEHH; encoded by the coding sequence ATGTCAGGACATTACGAAGCTCCGATAAGGGAACCTCTAATTATTGGTCACAAAACTTATCACGATATCACAGAAGATATTGCACGACCTATCGAAGAAAGAGCAGGTAAATTATGGTGGATCTCATTATATGCAGCCTTAGTTCTATTCATCTATGGATTCGGATGTATCGCTTATACTATCGGGACAGGTATTGGAGCATGGGGGCTTAATAGAACTATTAACTGGGGTTGGGATATCACCAACTTCGTATGGTGGGTAGGTATTGGTCACGCCGGAACCCTAATCTCAGCGGTATTATTATTATTTAGACAGAGATGGAGAATGTCTGTAAACAGATCTGCGGAAGCGATGACGATTTTCGCGGTGGTACAGGCGGCAATCTTCCCGGTAATTCACATGGGTAGAGTTTGGGTAGGATATTGGGTATTCCCTTTACCAAACCAGTTCGGTTCTCTTTGGGGGAACTTCAACTCGCCTCTACTTTGGGACGTATTTGCGATCTCTACGTATTTCTCAGTATCAACTGTATTCTGGTTCATGGGACTAATCCCTGACTTTGCAATGATCAGAGATAGAGCGAAGACTCCTTGGACTAAGAAAATTTATACATTCCTTGCATTCGGTTGGGGTGGTAAAGCAAAACACTGGCAAAGATTCGAAGAACTTTCTTTGGTTCTTGCAGGTTTGGCAACTCCACTTGTATTCTCAGTACACACTACCGTATCTTTTGACTTCGCGACTTCAGTAATTAAAGGATGGCACTCTACAATTTATCCTCCTTACTTCGTTGCTGGTGCGATCTTCTCAGGATTTGCAATGGTACAGACCCTATTGTTGGTTGCAAGAAAAGTATGTCACTTAGAAGAGTATATTACAATGTATCATATCGAAATTATGAACATCGTAATTATCTTGACAGGTGGTATGGTAACAGTAGCTTATGCAACTGAATATTTCATCGGATGGTATTCTGGATCTAGATTCGAAGACTTTACTTATCTTTCTCCAGGTGCTGCAGTAGGACCTTATTGGTGGGCTTTCTGGTCGCTAATCATCTGTAACCTTGTTGTTCCTGCATCTTTCTGGTTCAAGAGATTGAGAACGAATATTATCTGGACATTCATCGTTGCTTTGATTATCAACATCGGTATGTGGTTCGAGCGTTTTGATATCATCGTTATCAACCTTTCTAGAGACTACTTGCCAGGATCTTGGACAATGTTTAAGCCGACGATCATTGATGTGGGTGTATACTTAGGAACAATCGGGTTCTTCTCTGTATTATTCTTATTATATGCAAGAACATTCCCTGTAATTGCACAGGCTGAATTAAAATCGATTTTGAAAATCTCAGGTGAAACTTATAAAGCAAAAGAAGGAGATGAGCACCACTAA
- a CDS encoding DUF3341 domain-containing protein encodes MSTTKIVYGLYADDDDLMNGVKAFNDKGIKINEVYTPFPVHGLDKALGLKKTRISDAAFIYALYGVTIGATVTWYVMNHDWPQNIGGKPAFDWAHNMPAFVVPMFELMVFCAAHMMSLTFLVRNKMYPGAPAQNPDPRTTDDKFMMEFVTEDVESVKQLLIETGVEEITVKDA; translated from the coding sequence ATGAGCACCACTAAAATTGTATACGGACTTTATGCTGACGACGACGATTTAATGAACGGCGTTAAGGCATTCAACGATAAAGGAATTAAAATAAACGAAGTTTATACTCCATTCCCTGTTCACGGACTAGATAAAGCTTTAGGGTTAAAGAAAACAAGAATTTCTGATGCTGCATTCATCTATGCTCTTTACGGTGTTACTATCGGTGCTACTGTAACTTGGTATGTGATGAATCATGACTGGCCTCAAAATATTGGTGGTAAACCTGCTTTTGACTGGGCTCACAACATGCCTGCATTCGTAGTTCCAATGTTTGAGCTTATGGTATTCTGTGCTGCTCACATGATGTCATTAACTTTCTTAGTAAGAAACAAAATGTATCCTGGAGCTCCTGCACAAAACCCTGATCCAAGAACAACGGATGATAAATTCATGATGGAATTCGTAACTGAAGATGTAGAATCTGTAAAGCAGTTGCTAATTGAAACTGGAGTTGAAGAAATAACTGTTAAAGATGCTTAA
- a CDS encoding cytochrome c, which yields MLKMKKNVLRITAVLGLTTVLLNSCGPKENTPLVYFPDMYFPVAYDPLMKAQDAYSDHENEIPAFVKNNGATGLSPVEGSVPQNKDGVFEESLLPKTTDEYNAGYTAAKTVTSSPLNPANAEKDIERGKLLFEKTCAACHGVGGDGQGPIVQSGAYSGVPNYADRDITVGSVHYVLTNGRNNMGSYAGQLNAGDRWRVAMYVMSAFKKGAAAPAAAPATTETTTETKK from the coding sequence ATGCTTAAAATGAAAAAGAACGTATTAAGAATTACAGCGGTTTTAGGTTTAACAACAGTTTTACTTAACTCTTGCGGACCGAAAGAAAATACCCCATTGGTGTATTTTCCGGATATGTATTTTCCAGTAGCTTACGATCCGTTGATGAAAGCTCAGGATGCTTATTCAGATCATGAAAATGAAATTCCGGCATTTGTTAAAAATAATGGAGCAACAGGTCTTTCTCCGGTAGAAGGATCAGTGCCTCAGAATAAAGACGGAGTTTTTGAAGAAAGTTTACTTCCAAAAACAACAGATGAGTATAATGCAGGTTATACTGCAGCGAAAACGGTAACATCTTCTCCTTTAAATCCTGCCAATGCAGAAAAAGATATTGAAAGAGGAAAACTGTTATTTGAAAAAACGTGTGCTGCTTGTCATGGTGTAGGAGGTGACGGACAAGGACCTATCGTACAAAGTGGAGCATATTCTGGTGTACCTAATTATGCAGACAGAGACATTACTGTAGGATCTGTTCATTATGTGTTAACGAACGGTAGAAACAACATGGGATCTTACGCAGGTCAATTGAATGCTGGAGACAGATGGAGAGTAGCCATGTATGTGATGAGTGCTTTCAAAAAAGGAGCGGCAGCACCAGCAGCAGCGCCTGCAACAACTGAAACGACTACCGAAACTAAAAAATAA
- a CDS encoding quinol:cytochrome C oxidoreductase, with product MYSFSPKLKSTSIILLVVGLVLFGIGFFMNKGLSTEKIGEMMEAVHASGHTAPTHSSEMVGPQDHAAHLEHATLQVHNQPLAAIHFVAVFFFGVSCCVLFFYSIQHAAHAGWPIIITRVMEAIASYIPWGGAILIILMIINITHNGHLFHWMDPDLTDPTSAHFDVILFEKKRFLNIPFYAVRTFIYVLGASFFAWKLKAQSKKVDETKSKVEYQMLYRWAVGYIAFFGFASAAWAWDWLMSIDPHWYSTMYIWYSMVSCLSSGIAVIIIFSVYLKKNGFLPQFNDNHLHDLGVFLFATSMLWTYTWFAQFMLYWYANVPEEVNYFFGRFQHYSPTFLPMLIVNFLLPLLVLVSSSIKRNYKVVTTMAVVVICGHILDYFNMVMPGTVGPYWNTPEVFLLVLGAILFVVGLFMFTVLSALSKLKLIPTGNPFLHESEIYEYPF from the coding sequence ATGTATAGTTTTTCACCAAAATTAAAATCAACTTCTATAATCCTTCTTGTTGTAGGTTTAGTTCTATTTGGTATTGGTTTCTTTATGAATAAGGGACTTTCTACTGAAAAAATAGGAGAAATGATGGAGGCTGTTCATGCTTCTGGTCATACTGCACCTACACATTCAAGTGAAATGGTAGGACCTCAGGATCATGCTGCTCACCTTGAGCACGCTACTTTGCAGGTTCACAACCAGCCTTTAGCAGCAATACATTTCGTAGCTGTATTTTTCTTTGGAGTTAGCTGCTGTGTATTATTCTTCTATTCTATTCAGCACGCTGCACATGCAGGATGGCCAATCATTATTACAAGAGTAATGGAAGCTATTGCTTCTTATATTCCTTGGGGTGGTGCTATTTTAATTATATTGATGATTATAAACATCACACATAATGGTCACTTGTTCCATTGGATGGATCCTGATTTGACAGACCCAACTTCTGCTCACTTCGATGTGATCCTATTTGAAAAGAAAAGATTCTTAAATATACCTTTCTACGCTGTAAGAACTTTCATCTATGTATTGGGAGCATCTTTCTTTGCATGGAAACTGAAAGCTCAGTCTAAGAAAGTAGATGAGACTAAATCTAAAGTAGAGTACCAAATGCTTTACAGATGGGCAGTAGGATATATCGCTTTCTTCGGATTTGCTTCTGCAGCTTGGGCTTGGGACTGGTTGATGTCTATTGACCCTCACTGGTATTCTACAATGTATATCTGGTATTCAATGGTTAGCTGCCTTTCAAGTGGTATTGCAGTAATCATCATTTTCAGTGTTTATTTAAAGAAAAATGGTTTCTTACCTCAGTTCAATGATAATCACTTACACGATTTAGGAGTATTCCTTTTCGCTACAAGTATGCTTTGGACATATACATGGTTTGCACAGTTCATGCTTTATTGGTATGCAAACGTGCCGGAAGAAGTGAACTACTTCTTTGGAAGATTCCAACACTATTCTCCAACGTTCTTACCAATGCTTATTGTGAACTTCTTGTTACCATTATTAGTATTAGTAAGTAGCAGTATCAAGAGAAATTACAAAGTAGTTACGACAATGGCTGTAGTAGTTATCTGTGGTCACATTCTAGACTACTTCAATATGGTAATGCCGGGAACGGTAGGTCCATACTGGAACACTCCTGAAGTATTCTTATTGGTATTGGGAGCAATCCTATTCGTAGTTGGATTATTTATGTTTACTGTGCTTTCAGCATTGTCTAAGCTAAAATTAATTCCTACAGGAAACCCATTCCTACACGAATCTGAAATTTATGAGTATCCTTTCTAA
- a CDS encoding adenine phosphoribosyltransferase, producing MASQDLIKKLESTIENIPDFPIPGIQFKDISPIFLNPKLYEEVIEDLVSFSKGKIDAVCGIESRGYLFGIAIAVALEVPFILIRKAGKLPPPIISEKYDLEYGSAIIETREGQIKPRQRVLIHDDLLATGGTTEAAAKLIEKQGATVSQFSFLIGLKGLNGDEKLKKFNAEIYHILEY from the coding sequence ATGGCTTCACAGGACCTTATCAAAAAACTCGAAAGTACCATTGAGAATATCCCTGATTTTCCCATTCCGGGAATTCAGTTTAAAGATATTTCGCCGATATTTCTGAATCCAAAACTGTATGAAGAAGTAATAGAAGATTTGGTAAGTTTCAGCAAAGGGAAAATAGATGCTGTTTGCGGAATTGAAAGCCGCGGGTATTTATTCGGGATTGCGATTGCGGTTGCTTTGGAAGTTCCTTTTATTTTAATCAGAAAAGCAGGAAAACTTCCGCCACCGATTATTTCAGAAAAATATGACCTTGAATACGGAAGTGCTATAATTGAAACTCGCGAAGGACAGATAAAACCCAGGCAAAGAGTTTTGATTCACGATGATCTGTTAGCAACAGGTGGAACTACAGAAGCTGCTGCAAAATTGATCGAGAAACAAGGTGCGACGGTTTCACAATTCAGCTTTCTGATCGGATTGAAAGGATTGAATGGAGATGAAAAACTTAAAAAGTTTAACGCAGAAATCTATCATATTTTAGAATACTAA
- a CDS encoding tetratricopeptide repeat protein: protein MAKLEKNAHNEQEGKETVEFFKDLDREALNTERFLEKYSKQIGIVFGVLILGVLGFFGYKQFVEAPKNVEAVKSYLAAQKYAAEGKDKEALGGKSAANPGFLGTYENYSGTKVGKLSAYNAGLLKFKEGKFQEAYDLLDKFSSDNKTLMAMKYGAMADAKSGLNKNDEALSLLDKASSASDDPYTSYYFTRKAGIVALGLKKNAEAKKYFATIDEKYQDYDNGMSDSYIEMTKYY from the coding sequence ATGGCAAAATTGGAAAAGAATGCTCACAATGAGCAAGAAGGTAAAGAAACAGTAGAATTTTTTAAAGATCTTGACAGAGAAGCTTTAAACACTGAAAGATTTCTTGAAAAATACTCAAAACAAATAGGAATCGTTTTCGGAGTTTTGATTTTGGGAGTTTTAGGTTTTTTTGGCTATAAGCAATTTGTAGAAGCTCCAAAGAACGTAGAAGCTGTAAAAAGTTACCTTGCTGCACAGAAATATGCTGCTGAAGGAAAAGATAAAGAAGCGCTTGGTGGTAAATCTGCTGCTAATCCTGGGTTTTTAGGAACGTATGAAAACTATTCAGGAACTAAAGTTGGAAAACTTTCTGCTTACAATGCAGGATTGTTGAAGTTTAAAGAAGGAAAATTTCAGGAAGCATATGATCTTTTAGATAAATTTTCTTCAGACAACAAAACATTGATGGCTATGAAGTACGGAGCAATGGCAGATGCAAAATCAGGTCTTAACAAGAATGATGAAGCACTTAGCTTATTAGACAAAGCTTCTTCAGCTTCAGATGATCCTTACACAAGCTATTATTTCACAAGAAAAGCAGGAATTGTGGCATTAGGTCTTAAGAAAAATGCTGAAGCTAAAAAGTATTTTGCTACAATTGATGAAAAATATCAGGACTACGACAACGGAATGTCTGATTCTTATATTGAAATGACTAAATATTATTAA
- the ribH gene encoding 6,7-dimethyl-8-ribityllumazine synthase, giving the protein MATVNLSDYKPLHITNADEFSIGIVFSEWNDFVTYNLRDAALEILEKEGVKKENITLFSVPGAFELNYASMQLCKERKYDAVIAIGCVIRGETPHFDFVCSAVAQGIKDCNILTDIPAIFCVLTDDTKEQSIARSGGDLGNKGVEAAVTALRMIDFKKNLSGKKGNIGFGHS; this is encoded by the coding sequence ATGGCAACAGTTAATCTTTCCGATTACAAGCCACTTCATATAACGAATGCCGATGAATTTTCAATCGGCATTGTTTTTTCTGAGTGGAATGATTTTGTAACGTACAATCTTCGTGATGCAGCACTGGAAATTCTTGAAAAAGAAGGCGTGAAAAAAGAAAATATTACTCTTTTCTCAGTTCCTGGCGCATTTGAATTAAATTATGCGAGTATGCAGCTTTGCAAAGAGCGAAAATATGATGCAGTAATTGCGATTGGATGTGTGATTCGTGGAGAAACTCCTCATTTTGATTTTGTATGCTCTGCAGTAGCTCAGGGGATTAAAGACTGTAATATTCTTACCGATATACCTGCCATTTTCTGTGTACTGACTGATGATACCAAAGAGCAGTCGATTGCAAGAAGTGGAGGAGACCTTGGAAATAAAGGAGTGGAAGCAGCAGTAACCGCTTTAAGAATGATCGATTTTAAGAAGAATTTATCCGGTAAAAAAGGAAACATCGGGTTTGGACATTCTTAA